From a region of the Dyella jiangningensis genome:
- a CDS encoding SLC13 family permease, giving the protein MLRRVAHDWLLLGFLLLTIVLAVADPRPLTDHQRWLQLPTLAGLLGLLICIQGIRDSGLVQHLAAAMVARAHSLRMLGLMLVSTTALLAMVLTNDVSLFLIVPLTLAIGRISNVPVMRMVVLEALAVNAGSTLSPIGNPQNLLLWQYTHLPFLQFAWTMLPTFGVMFVLLVILTLCWLPRGRVLLHAEDVDGHPISAAQAVLSVAALASMVLMMEHNHAVLGALLLLVPFALLERGTLARVDWLLLVTFAAIFLGLGHAAELPPVQRALDGLNLDQPLTLYVSGILASQVISNVPATVLFLRHAPDAMALAVAVNVGGFGLAIGSLANLIALRLAKQPGGGRLLHQVSVPFLLVCAPLVYLVWRWLG; this is encoded by the coding sequence ATGCTCCGCCGCGTGGCGCATGACTGGTTGCTGCTGGGCTTCCTGCTGCTGACCATCGTGCTGGCCGTGGCCGATCCGCGGCCGCTCACCGATCACCAGCGTTGGCTGCAGTTGCCGACGTTGGCGGGCCTGCTGGGCCTGCTCATCTGCATCCAGGGCATTCGCGACAGCGGACTGGTGCAACACCTGGCGGCCGCCATGGTCGCGCGCGCGCATTCGCTGCGCATGCTGGGGCTGATGCTGGTGAGCACCACGGCGCTGCTCGCGATGGTGCTCACCAATGACGTGAGCCTGTTCCTGATCGTGCCGCTGACGCTCGCGATCGGCCGCATCTCCAACGTGCCGGTGATGCGCATGGTGGTGCTGGAGGCACTCGCCGTGAACGCGGGCTCCACGCTCAGCCCGATCGGCAACCCGCAGAACCTGTTGCTGTGGCAGTACACGCACCTGCCCTTCCTGCAATTTGCCTGGACGATGCTGCCGACGTTCGGCGTGATGTTCGTGCTGCTGGTGATCCTGACGCTGTGCTGGCTGCCGCGCGGGCGCGTGCTGCTGCACGCCGAGGACGTCGACGGCCATCCCATTTCGGCGGCGCAGGCCGTGTTGTCGGTGGCGGCCCTGGCGAGCATGGTGCTGATGATGGAGCACAACCATGCCGTGCTCGGCGCGCTGCTCCTGCTGGTGCCCTTCGCGCTGCTGGAACGCGGCACGCTGGCACGCGTGGACTGGCTGCTGTTGGTCACCTTCGCCGCCATTTTCCTGGGGCTGGGCCACGCGGCGGAACTGCCGCCCGTGCAACGAGCATTGGACGGACTCAACCTTGATCAGCCGCTCACGCTTTACGTGAGCGGCATCCTCGCCTCGCAGGTGATCAGCAACGTGCCGGCCACCGTGTTGTTCCTGCGCCACGCGCCGGATGCGATGGCGCTGGCGGTGGCCGTGAACGTCGGCGGCTTCGGTCTGGCCATCGGTTCGCTGGCCAATCTCATTGCGCTACGCCTGGCGAAACAGCCGGGCGGTGGCCGACTGCTTCACCAGGTCTCGGTGCCTTTCCTGCTGGTCTGCGCGCCACTCGTGTATCTCGTATGGCGCTGGCTGGGGTGA
- a CDS encoding DUF4097 family beta strand repeat-containing protein, which produces MRRLLLAALLFAPLVSHADECKYEAPRNLTLDLAGVREVQVDLHSHDLHLNGSSGGAGGSVTGRACASDPKLLDDLVVTQRREGDRLIVEAGNHGRMTISLFKSSYTSLVLNMQIPAQIPVVLNVGSGDAWVTGLQKLSTQVGSGDLHVNKIAGPFSASVGSGDVDVNDVGSLDIGSIGSGDVKVNGVRGESRVGSIGSGDVTIRAVGGSVKIDTVGSGDVRVHDVHGDFTVGAKGSGDVSHSGVQGKVSVPHDRDDD; this is translated from the coding sequence ATGCGTCGCCTTCTTCTTGCTGCACTGCTGTTTGCCCCTTTGGTTTCGCACGCTGACGAGTGCAAGTACGAGGCGCCGCGCAACCTCACGCTGGACCTCGCCGGCGTTCGCGAAGTGCAGGTGGACCTGCACAGCCACGACCTGCATCTCAACGGCAGCAGCGGCGGGGCAGGCGGCTCGGTCACAGGGCGCGCCTGTGCGTCCGACCCGAAGCTGCTGGACGACCTGGTGGTCACCCAGCGCCGCGAAGGCGATCGCCTGATCGTGGAAGCCGGCAATCATGGCCGCATGACGATCAGCCTGTTCAAGAGCAGCTACACCAGCCTCGTGCTCAACATGCAGATCCCTGCGCAGATCCCGGTGGTGCTGAACGTCGGTTCCGGCGATGCGTGGGTGACGGGCCTGCAGAAGCTGTCCACGCAGGTGGGTTCGGGTGACCTGCACGTCAACAAGATTGCCGGCCCCTTCAGCGCCAGCGTGGGTTCGGGCGACGTGGACGTGAACGACGTGGGCAGCCTCGACATCGGCTCCATCGGTTCGGGCGACGTCAAGGTCAACGGCGTTCGTGGTGAATCGCGCGTGGGCAGCATCGGTTCCGGCGACGTCACCATCCGTGCCGTGGGCGGCAGCGTGAAGATCGACACCGTGGGCTCGGGCGATGTGCGTGTGCATGATGTGCACGGCGACTTCACCGTGGGTGCGAAGGGCAGTGGCGACGTGAGCCACTCCGGCGTGCAGGGCAAGGTGAGCGTGCCGCACGATCGCGACGACGACTGA